A genomic segment from Nitrospira sp. encodes:
- a CDS encoding monooxygenase, FAD-binding, which translates to MGRTMIETDVAIVGAGGGGAVLALMLAQRGIRSLVLERAAGPPQGLRGEILQPNGQRVLDRLGLLDKLPGEAVRSVRRFNFCRAGGERLCTVDYGDLPAPYNRALVTLPNVAHHAILDSLERQNPGGLWYDATFTGLRFEGSRVVGLQAEHRGEPIDISARLVVGADGAFSKVRDCLGIATQLHRYSEGYLIAILGAPSAFDEGRYLVGTQQILGLFPAAGQQVYVFYMIEAGSYEAIKARGIDALRQVWARIDPAMEAIVPGLVDWNQTGYMPTGRVKTDRWVADGALLIGDAAHAMNPHASQGRMQAMVDAVTVADLIPGWLKENDFSAATLRAFEAARRPQVTMLQRLADEQVTYWNTGNPVMAFLRDRVFRTLDRNARLRYRVLSTTAGLRSQPPFSLLDRVMAAGLLPDPRAHLTGC; encoded by the coding sequence ATGGGCCGTACAATGATCGAAACCGATGTGGCGATTGTCGGCGCGGGCGGCGGGGGAGCCGTGCTGGCGTTGATGCTGGCTCAACGGGGCATTCGTTCGCTGGTGCTCGAGCGGGCCGCAGGGCCGCCGCAGGGTTTGCGGGGCGAGATTCTCCAGCCGAACGGACAGCGGGTGTTGGATCGGCTCGGGTTACTCGACAAGTTGCCCGGCGAGGCGGTACGGTCGGTCAGGCGATTCAACTTTTGCCGGGCGGGCGGCGAACGGCTCTGCACGGTGGACTACGGCGATCTGCCGGCACCGTACAATAGGGCCCTGGTGACGTTGCCGAATGTGGCGCACCACGCCATCCTCGATTCGTTGGAGCGGCAGAACCCCGGCGGCCTCTGGTACGACGCAACCTTCACCGGACTCCGGTTCGAGGGTTCTCGTGTGGTCGGCCTGCAAGCGGAGCATCGCGGCGAGCCGATCGATATTTCCGCGCGATTGGTGGTCGGGGCCGACGGGGCCTTCTCGAAAGTGCGGGATTGCCTCGGCATTGCCACCCAACTCCATCGCTATTCAGAAGGGTACCTCATCGCCATTCTGGGGGCGCCGTCGGCCTTCGATGAGGGGCGGTATCTGGTGGGCACACAGCAGATCCTGGGGCTCTTCCCCGCCGCCGGACAACAGGTCTACGTGTTTTACATGATCGAAGCCGGATCGTATGAGGCGATCAAGGCGCGGGGGATCGATGCATTGCGGCAGGTTTGGGCTCGCATCGATCCGGCAATGGAGGCCATCGTACCGGGTCTCGTCGATTGGAACCAAACCGGCTATATGCCGACCGGGCGCGTCAAAACGGATCGGTGGGTGGCGGACGGGGCGTTGCTGATCGGCGACGCGGCCCACGCCATGAATCCTCACGCGTCTCAGGGGCGCATGCAGGCGATGGTGGACGCCGTGACGGTGGCCGATCTCATTCCCGGTTGGCTCAAGGAAAACGATTTCTCCGCTGCGACGTTGCGGGCGTTTGAAGCGGCCCGCCGTCCCCAGGTGACCATGTTGCAACGGTTAGCCGACGAGCAGGTCACCTATTGGAATACCGGCAACCCCGTGATGGCCTTTCTGCGGGATCGGGTGTTTCGTACACTCGACCGTAATGCGCGACTGCGCTACCGGGTGCTCTCGACCACGGCGGGGTTGCGGAGCCAACCGCCCTTTTCTCTGTTGGATCGGGTGATGGCCGCCGGGTTGTTGCCCGATCCGCGCGCGCACCTGACAGGGTGCTGA
- a CDS encoding Sulfur carrier protein ThiS, with translation MQVMINGKSEEIAGGSVLDLLKAKSIEPQMVAVEVNDTMLERTHLETTQLKDGDHVEFLFYMGGGR, from the coding sequence ATGCAGGTCATGATCAACGGCAAGTCCGAGGAGATCGCGGGGGGCAGCGTGCTGGATCTCTTGAAAGCCAAGAGTATCGAACCGCAGATGGTGGCGGTCGAGGTCAATGACACCATGTTGGAGCGCACACACCTGGAGACGACGCAGTTGAAAGACGGCGATCATGTGGAATTTCTCTTCTACATGGGCGGTGGCCGGTGA
- a CDS encoding Cysteine synthase produces the protein MTLKAHADITELIGRTPLVRLNRLTKPGSATIYAKVESFNPGGSVKDRICLNMINEAERLGKLKPGGTIVEPTSGNTGIGLALVAAVRGYKLILVMPESMSMERASLLSSYGAQLVLTAAWEGMKGSIKEAESIVAQNPSYYMPDQFSNEANPAMHRKTTGPEILDALDGRVDAFVAAVGTGGTITGCGSVIKERNPAAKVIAVEPAGSPVLSGGDPGPHKIQGIGAGFIPKVLDRTLLDRVMTVTDDEAYQTAKLLAKKEGLLVGISAGANVFAAQKVAEELGSGKNVVTILCDTGERYISIEKYFNI, from the coding sequence GTGACCCTCAAGGCTCACGCCGACATCACGGAATTGATCGGCCGGACCCCCTTGGTCCGTCTCAACCGGCTGACCAAACCGGGCTCCGCTACCATCTATGCCAAGGTGGAGTCGTTCAATCCCGGCGGCAGCGTCAAGGACCGTATTTGTTTGAATATGATCAACGAGGCCGAACGCCTGGGCAAGCTGAAGCCCGGCGGCACCATCGTGGAACCGACCAGCGGCAATACCGGCATCGGCTTGGCTCTGGTCGCGGCGGTACGCGGCTATAAACTCATTCTGGTCATGCCGGAAAGCATGAGTATGGAACGGGCCAGTCTGCTGTCCTCGTACGGCGCGCAACTCGTGCTGACGGCGGCCTGGGAAGGCATGAAGGGGTCCATCAAGGAAGCCGAGAGCATCGTCGCGCAGAATCCGTCGTACTACATGCCCGACCAATTCTCCAACGAAGCGAATCCGGCCATGCATCGCAAGACAACCGGCCCTGAAATTCTGGATGCGCTCGACGGCAGAGTGGATGCCTTCGTCGCGGCCGTCGGCACCGGCGGCACCATCACCGGGTGCGGCAGCGTGATCAAGGAACGCAACCCGGCGGCCAAGGTCATTGCGGTCGAACCGGCCGGATCACCAGTGCTGTCAGGCGGAGACCCGGGGCCCCACAAGATTCAAGGGATCGGCGCCGGGTTCATCCCGAAAGTATTGGACCGGACCTTGCTCGATCGTGTCATGACCGTGACCGACGACGAAGCCTATCAGACCGCGAAACTGCTGGCGAAGAAAGAGGGACTCCTGGTCGGGATTTCCGCCGGCGCCAACGTGTTTGCCGCACAGAAGGTCGCCGAAGAACTCGGCTCGGGGAAAAATGTCGTCACGATTCTCTGCGACACGGGTGAGCGGTACATCAGCATTGAAAAGTATTTCAACATTTGA